A stretch of the Planktothricoides raciborskii GIHE-MW2 genome encodes the following:
- a CDS encoding urease subunit beta yields the protein MIPGEMIIQPGEILLNAGRETLRLTVANSGDRPIQVGSHFHFYEVNNSLIFDREKAKGMRLNIPAGTAVRFEPGDEKEVELVTLAGTRQVFGFNNKINGSL from the coding sequence ATGATTCCAGGTGAAATGATTATTCAACCGGGAGAGATTCTACTCAATGCCGGTCGTGAAACTCTCCGATTAACCGTAGCTAATAGCGGCGATCGCCCGATTCAAGTCGGTTCTCATTTTCACTTTTATGAAGTGAATAATAGCCTGATATTTGACCGAGAAAAAGCCAAAGGAATGCGGTTAAATATTCCCGCAGGGACGGCGGTTCGGTTTGAACCGGGGGATGAAAAAGAGGTGGAATTAGTCACCCTTGCCGGTACTCGCCAAGTCTTTGGCTTCAACAATAAAATTAATGGTTCACTCTAA
- the ureA gene encoding urease subunit gamma — MQLTPQEKDKLLIFTAALLAERRKEKGLKLNYPEAIAYISAAILEGAREGRTVAELMSYGTTLLTRDLVMEGVPEMIDEIQVEATFPDGTKLVTVHHPIR, encoded by the coding sequence ATGCAACTCACTCCCCAAGAAAAAGATAAACTGCTCATTTTTACGGCGGCTTTACTCGCAGAAAGACGCAAAGAAAAGGGATTAAAACTTAACTATCCTGAAGCGATCGCCTATATTTCGGCGGCGATTTTAGAAGGGGCTAGAGAAGGGCGAACCGTGGCCGAATTAATGAGTTATGGCACCACCTTATTAACTCGCGATCTGGTGATGGAAGGAGTGCCGGAAATGATTGATGAAATCCAAGTAGAGGCGACCTTTCCCGACGGGACAAAACTGGTGACAGTTCATCATCCTATTCGGTAA